The following are encoded together in the Oceaniferula flava genome:
- a CDS encoding SDR family oxidoreductase — MNLSGKTALVTGASSGMGFAIAEQLQQAGARVFGLCRNISKIPAAVHPISCDLTSPEQIDAAFASLDALDILINNAGIAILSGISDGDPADWQKMWQVNVHALATCCQKSLALFPESGGQIVNISSMSGHRVPRTGGFYAPTKFAVRAISDALRTELRSQDNPTRVACVSPGFVDTPLLDVYFKGREQQLEETKTSMDMLTAEDVAESVMHILRTPAHVDVSDIMLRCTQQKI; from the coding sequence ATGAATCTCTCAGGAAAAACGGCCCTCGTCACCGGCGCCTCATCCGGTATGGGTTTCGCCATCGCGGAACAACTTCAGCAAGCTGGAGCCAGGGTCTTCGGCCTCTGCCGCAACATCAGCAAGATCCCGGCGGCAGTCCACCCGATCAGCTGTGATCTCACCAGCCCCGAGCAGATCGACGCCGCCTTCGCCAGCCTCGACGCACTCGATATCCTGATCAATAACGCCGGCATCGCCATCCTCTCGGGCATTTCCGATGGTGACCCCGCCGACTGGCAGAAAATGTGGCAGGTCAATGTCCACGCCCTCGCCACCTGCTGCCAGAAGTCTCTCGCCCTGTTTCCGGAATCCGGCGGGCAGATTGTCAATATTTCCAGCATGAGTGGCCACCGAGTGCCGCGAACCGGTGGCTTTTACGCCCCCACCAAGTTCGCCGTGCGCGCCATTTCGGACGCCCTGCGCACCGAACTGCGATCTCAGGATAACCCCACCCGTGTCGCCTGCGTCTCGCCCGGCTTCGTGGATACCCCTCTGCTCGATGTCTACTTCAAGGGCCGTGAACAGCAGCTTGAAGAAACCAAGACCTCGATGGATATGCTCACCGCCGAAGATGTCGCCGAGTCTGTCATGCACATCCTCCGCACCCCCGCCCACGTCGACGTTTCCGATATCATGCTTCGCTGCACCCAGCAGAAAATCTAA